One segment of Salvelinus alpinus chromosome 1, SLU_Salpinus.1, whole genome shotgun sequence DNA contains the following:
- the LOC139574649 gene encoding mitogen-activated protein kinase kinase kinase 3-like translates to MNERQALHSIMKDLVALQMTRRQPGPSYDTGKPKTLPNPAPAKRQDDVRIKFEFSGERRILMFGRPVQFEEIQQKVKTVFGQQLDLHYMNNELSIPLRGQDDLDKAIDLLDRSSKIKSIKILLLTQEQCNASPSPSPSPSSHHTVSKQVRIKASQSTGDVSTVYQPSEPRGRHLSTSSQNTGRSSPPPGYVPERQQRIARQGSYTSINSEGEFIPESDQCVLDPWSSAENSVSGSCQSLDSSSDSPSLRKSRMHRAKSYPDNRQQENVSDRENHVYDKVVGKGGTYPRRYHVSLHHKDHSEGRRTFPRIRRPQGNLFTLVPSRRSLNGSEESLGSWQLVDKQGRLRPQERPVAHKSPSAPMTWRRGKLLGQGAFGRVYLCYDVDTGRELAAKQVVFDPDSPDTSKEVSALECEIQLLKNLHHERIVQYYGCLRDHNEKTLTIFMEYMPGGSVKDQLKAYGALTENVTRKYTRQILEGMSYLHSNMIVHRDIKGANILRDSAGNVKLGDFGASKRLQTICMSGTGIRSVTGTPYWMSPEVISGEGYGRKADVWSLGCTVVEMLTEKPPWAEYEAMAAIFKIATQPTKPLLPSHTSDHTRDFIHRIFVEAKHRPSAEELLRHPFSQILC, encoded by the exons ATGA ATGAGCGCCAGGCTCTCCACTCCATAATGAAGGACCTAGTGGCCCTCCAGATGACGAGGCGCCAGCCTGGGCCCTCTTATGACACGGGGAAACCCAAGACTCTGCCCAACCCTGCCCCTGCTAAGAGACAG GACGATGTCAGAATAAAGTTTGAGTTcagtggagagaggag GATACTGATGTTTGGGAGGCCTGTGCAGTTTGAAGAAATCCAGCAGAAGGTCAAGACTGTCTTTGGCCAACAGCTGGACTTGCACTATATGAACAATGAG CTGTCCATCCCTCTGCGTGGTCAGGACGACCTGGACAAGGCCATTGACCTGCTGGACCGCAGCTCCAAGATTAAGAGCATCAAGATCTTGCTGCTGACGCAGGAGCAGTGCaat gcctccccatccccctctccctctccctcctcccaccaCACGGTGAGTAAGCAGGTGAGGATTAAAGCCTCCCAGTCCACGGGTGATGTCAGCACGGTGTACCAGCCCTCCGAGCCCAGGGGGCGCCACCTCTCCACCA GCTCTCAGAACACAGGCCGTAGCTCCCCCCCTCCTGGCTATGTCCCTGAGCGGCAGCAGAGGATCGCCCGCCAGGGCTCCTACACCAGCATCAACAGTGAGGGAGAGTTCATCCCAGAGAGCGACCAGTGT GTGCTGGACCCCTGGAGCAGTGCAGAGAACTCTGTCTCAGGAAGCTGCCAGTCGCTGGACAGTAGCTCAGACAG CCCCTCCCTGAGGAAGTCACGCATGCACCGAGCCAAGAGCTACCCTGATAACCGGCAGCAGGAGAACGTCTCAG aCCGGGAGAACCATGTGTATGATAAGGTGGTGGGGAAGGGAGGGACATACCCCCGCAGGTACCATGTCTCCCTGCATCACAAGGACCATAGTGAAG GTCGGAGAACGTTCCCGCGGATCCGTCGCCCCCAGGGTAACCTGTTCACCCTGGTGCCCTCACGGCGCTCCCTCAACGGCAGCGAGGAGAGTCTGGGCAGCTGGCAGCTAGTGGACAAGCAGGGCAGGCTCCGCCCACAGGAGCGCCCTGTCGCCCACAAGT CCCCCAGTGCTCCAATGACGTGGAGGCGGGGCAAGCTGCTGGGTCAGGGGGCGTTTGGGAGGGTTTACCTGTGTTACGATGTGGACACGGGACGGGAGCTGGCCGCCAAGCAGGTGGTGTTTGACCCGGACAGTCCTGACACCAGCAAG gaggTGAGTGCTCTGGAGTGTGAGATCCAGTTGTTAAAGAACCTCCACCACGAACGCATCGTCCAGTACTACGGCTGTCTGAGGGACCACAACGAAAAGACCCTCACCATCTTCATGGAGTACATGCCGGGG GGTTCAGTCAAAGACCAGTTGAAGGCCTACGGGGCGCTGACGGAAAACGTGACGCGGAAGTACACACGGCAGATCCTGGAGGGCATGTCCTATCTGCACAGCAACATGATCGTTCACCGTGACATCAAAG GTGCCAACATCCTGCGGGATTCGGCGGGAAACGTGAAGCTGGGAGATTTTGGCGCCAGCAAGAGGCTGCAGACCATCTGCATGTCTGGCACGGGCATCCGCTCTGTCACTGGCACCCCCTACTGGATGAGCCCCGAGGTGATCAGCGGAGAGGGCTACGGCAGGAAGGCTGACGTCTG GAGCCTGGGCTGCACAGTGGTGGAGATGCTGACAGAGAAGCCTCCCTGGGCCGAATACGAGGCCATGGCAGCCATCTTTAAGATCGCCACCCAGCCCACCAAACCCCTGCTGCCCTCACACACCTCGGACCACACCCGTGACTTCATCCACCGCATCTTTGTGGAGGCCAAGCACCGGCCCAGTGCTGAGGAGCTGCTCAGACACCCCTTCTCCCAGATCCTCTGCTGA